Proteins encoded in a region of the Pseudomonas denitrificans (nom. rej.) genome:
- a CDS encoding choline ABC transporter substrate-binding protein, with the protein MTKRTVRQASALLLASALALGGPLARAEDEACSTVKLADPGWTDIAVTNGIAAFLLEGLGYKVKIDTLSVPITYGGLRDGQVDAFLGNWMPAQQGFHDQFIASQQVTQLAKNLQGTEFTLAVPTYVWNAGVKTFDDLDKHADQFNRKVYGIGSGAPANQSIQKMISGDEFGLGDWKLVESSEQAMLAEVGRAVKRERWVVFLGWTPHPMNVKYDMKYLTGGEKYFGSTGSVFTVTRNGYTEQCPNSGKLLANLSFDLKMENAIMAEVLEKNVKNPDAVKAWIKANPQSLDTWLQGVKTRDGGDALAAVKAKL; encoded by the coding sequence ATGACCAAGCGCACCGTACGACAAGCATCCGCACTATTGCTGGCCAGCGCACTGGCGCTGGGCGGCCCGCTGGCCCGGGCCGAAGATGAAGCCTGCAGTACGGTGAAGCTGGCCGACCCGGGCTGGACCGACATCGCCGTCACCAATGGCATCGCCGCTTTCCTCCTCGAAGGACTGGGCTACAAGGTGAAGATCGACACCCTGTCGGTGCCCATCACCTACGGCGGCCTGCGCGACGGCCAGGTCGACGCCTTCCTCGGCAACTGGATGCCGGCGCAGCAGGGCTTCCACGACCAGTTCATCGCCAGCCAGCAGGTCACCCAGCTGGCGAAGAACCTGCAGGGCACCGAATTCACCCTGGCGGTGCCGACCTACGTGTGGAACGCCGGGGTGAAGACCTTCGACGACCTCGACAAGCACGCCGACCAGTTCAACAGGAAGGTCTACGGCATCGGCTCCGGCGCGCCGGCCAACCAGTCGATCCAGAAAATGATCAGCGGCGATGAGTTCGGCCTGGGCGACTGGAAGCTGGTGGAATCCAGCGAACAGGCGATGCTCGCCGAGGTCGGCCGCGCGGTGAAGCGCGAGCGCTGGGTGGTGTTCCTCGGCTGGACACCGCACCCGATGAACGTGAAGTACGACATGAAGTACCTCACCGGCGGCGAGAAATACTTCGGCAGCACCGGCAGCGTGTTCACCGTGACCCGCAACGGCTACACCGAGCAATGCCCGAACAGCGGCAAGCTGCTGGCCAACCTGTCCTTCGACCTGAAGATGGAGAACGCCATCATGGCCGAAGTGCTGGAGAAGAACGTGAAGAACCCCGACGCGGTGAAAGCCTGGATCAAGGCCAACCCGCAGAGCCTCGACACCTGGCTGCAGGGCGTGAAGACCCGCGACGGCGGCGACGCGCTGGCCGCCGTGAAGGCCAAGCTGTAG
- a CDS encoding DOPA 4,5-dioxygenase family protein, translating to MSEIQDFHAHVYFDAGSIERARALCEEAARRFGAKMGRVHERPVGPHPDWSCQLAFDNATFATLVPWLALNRDGLVVFVHPNTGNDLRDHRDYAMWLGAVRPLDLSQFTS from the coding sequence ATGAGCGAGATTCAGGACTTCCACGCCCACGTCTATTTCGACGCCGGCAGCATCGAGCGCGCCCGCGCGCTGTGTGAGGAGGCCGCGCGCCGCTTCGGCGCGAAAATGGGCCGCGTCCACGAGCGGCCGGTCGGCCCGCACCCGGACTGGAGCTGCCAGCTGGCTTTCGACAACGCCACCTTCGCCACCCTGGTGCCGTGGCTGGCGCTGAACCGTGACGGCCTGGTGGTGTTCGTCCACCCCAATACCGGCAACGACCTGCGCGATCACCGCGACTACGCCATGTGGCTGGGCGCAGTGCGGCCGCTGGACCTCTCGCAGTTCACGAGCTGA
- the betC gene encoding choline-sulfatase, giving the protein MKRQRPNILFIMADQMAAPLLPFYDAQSPIKLPNLSRLAGEGVVFDSAYCNSPLCAPSRFTLVSGQLPTKIGAWDNAADFAADIPTYAHYLRRLGYRTALSGKMHFCGPDQLHGYEERLTSDIYPADYGWAVNWDEPGVRPSWYHNMSSVLQAGPCVRTNQLDFDEEVVFKARQYLYDHVREHPEQPFCLTVSMTHPHDPYTIPREYWDLYRDEDIPLPSVQIAQDEQDPHSRRLLKVIDLWDQEMPEEKVRAARRAYFGACSYVDAQIGALLRTLEDCGLSDDTLIVFSGDHGDMLGERGLWYKMHWFEMAARVPLLVHAPKRFAAHRVSQSVSTVDLLPTLVELAGGQIEPGVDLDGRSLLPHLQGTGGHDEVIGEYTAEGTVSPLMMIRRGDFKFIYSEQDPCLLFDVANDPRELQNLMDSPAHANLVRDLLGEARARWDVPAITRQVLASQRRRRLVADALTHGTLKSWDHQPLVDASQQYMRNHIDLDDLERRARYPQPK; this is encoded by the coding sequence ATGAAGCGCCAGCGCCCGAACATCCTCTTCATCATGGCCGACCAGATGGCCGCGCCGCTCCTGCCCTTCTACGACGCCCAGTCGCCCATCAAGCTGCCCAACCTCTCGCGCCTCGCCGGTGAAGGCGTGGTCTTCGACTCGGCCTACTGCAACAGCCCGCTCTGCGCGCCCTCGCGCTTCACCCTGGTGAGCGGCCAACTGCCGACGAAGATCGGCGCCTGGGACAACGCCGCCGACTTTGCCGCCGACATCCCCACCTACGCGCACTACCTGCGCCGCCTCGGCTACCGCACCGCGCTGTCGGGCAAGATGCACTTCTGCGGTCCGGACCAGCTGCACGGCTACGAAGAACGCCTGACCAGCGACATCTACCCCGCCGACTACGGCTGGGCGGTGAACTGGGACGAGCCGGGCGTGCGCCCGAGCTGGTACCACAACATGTCCTCGGTACTGCAGGCCGGCCCGTGCGTGCGCACCAACCAGCTCGACTTCGACGAGGAGGTGGTGTTCAAGGCGCGCCAGTACCTCTACGACCACGTGCGCGAACACCCCGAGCAGCCGTTCTGCCTCACCGTGTCCATGACCCACCCGCACGACCCCTACACCATCCCGCGCGAGTACTGGGACCTGTACCGCGACGAGGACATCCCGCTGCCCTCGGTGCAGATCGCCCAGGACGAGCAGGACCCGCACTCCCGGCGCCTGCTCAAGGTGATCGACCTGTGGGACCAGGAGATGCCCGAAGAGAAGGTGCGCGCCGCCCGCCGCGCCTACTTCGGCGCGTGCAGCTATGTCGACGCGCAGATCGGCGCGCTGCTGCGCACCCTGGAGGATTGCGGCTTGTCCGATGACACCCTGATCGTGTTCTCCGGCGACCACGGCGACATGCTTGGCGAGCGCGGCCTCTGGTACAAGATGCACTGGTTCGAGATGGCTGCCCGCGTGCCGCTGCTGGTGCACGCGCCCAAGCGTTTCGCCGCGCATCGGGTCAGCCAGTCGGTGTCCACCGTCGACCTGCTGCCGACCCTCGTCGAGCTGGCCGGCGGGCAGATCGAGCCCGGCGTCGATCTCGACGGCCGCTCACTGCTACCGCACTTGCAAGGCACTGGCGGCCACGACGAAGTGATCGGCGAATACACCGCCGAAGGCACCGTCAGCCCGCTGATGATGATCCGTCGCGGCGACTTCAAGTTCATCTACTCCGAGCAGGACCCTTGCCTGCTGTTCGACGTCGCCAACGATCCGCGCGAGCTGCAGAACCTCATGGATTCGCCGGCCCACGCCAACCTGGTACGCGACCTGCTGGGTGAAGCCCGCGCGCGCTGGGATGTGCCCGCCATCACCCGGCAGGTACTGGCCAGCCAGCGCCGCCGCCGGCTGGTGGCCGACGCGCTGACCCACGGCACGCTGAAAAGCTGGGATCACCAGCCCCTGGTCGACGCCAGCCAGCAGTACATGCGCAACCACATCGACCTCGACGATCTGGAGCGCCGCGCCCGCTATCCGCAACCGAAATAA
- the dprA gene encoding DNA-processing protein DprA: MPFDPALSPSEIEARLRLHGLPELGPRRFRRLLEAFGSASAAMSAPAAAWRSLGLPAVCAEPRRDASIREQAAQALRWLEAPEHHLVMWDAPGYPALLAELDDAPPLLFLAGDPGLLERPQLAMVGSRRASKPGLDTARAFARSLAGGGFVITSGLALGIDGAAHEGALEAAGKTVAVLGTGLEHLYPRRHLGLAKRIVEQGGAVISELPLDCAPQASNFPRRNRIISGLSLGTLVVEASPSSGSLITARLAAEQGREVYAIPGSIHHPGARGCHELIRQGAMLVETVEHILEGLQGWTHAARTVEVAPALPPHPLVDLLRAAPQCSEQLALRSGLQLPQLLAELTELELDGRVACEAGVWVHRAP, from the coding sequence ATGCCCTTCGACCCTGCCCTTTCCCCGTCCGAAATCGAAGCACGGCTGCGCCTGCACGGCCTGCCTGAGTTGGGCCCCCGGCGCTTTCGCCGCCTGCTGGAGGCCTTCGGCTCGGCTTCCGCCGCGATGAGTGCGCCCGCGGCTGCCTGGCGCTCCCTGGGGTTGCCCGCCGTCTGCGCAGAGCCACGCCGCGATGCTTCCATTCGTGAACAGGCGGCGCAGGCGCTGCGCTGGCTGGAAGCACCGGAGCATCATCTGGTCATGTGGGACGCCCCCGGTTACCCCGCTCTGCTCGCCGAGCTGGATGATGCACCGCCACTGTTGTTCCTGGCCGGCGATCCGGGGCTGCTGGAACGCCCGCAACTGGCGATGGTCGGCAGCCGCCGGGCCAGCAAGCCGGGCCTGGATACCGCTCGGGCGTTCGCCCGCAGCCTGGCTGGCGGAGGCTTCGTGATCACCAGCGGGCTGGCGCTGGGTATCGACGGTGCAGCCCATGAAGGGGCGCTGGAGGCCGCAGGAAAGACGGTGGCGGTGCTGGGCACGGGCCTGGAGCACCTCTACCCGCGTCGCCACCTCGGGCTGGCGAAACGCATCGTCGAGCAGGGCGGCGCGGTGATCTCCGAACTGCCGCTGGACTGCGCACCCCAGGCTTCGAACTTCCCGCGGCGCAACCGGATCATCAGTGGCCTGTCACTGGGCACCCTGGTGGTGGAAGCCAGCCCCTCGAGCGGGTCGCTGATCACGGCGCGGCTGGCTGCAGAGCAGGGCCGCGAGGTCTATGCGATTCCCGGCTCCATCCATCATCCCGGCGCGCGTGGCTGCCACGAGCTGATCCGCCAGGGAGCGATGCTGGTGGAAACGGTCGAGCACATCCTCGAAGGCTTGCAGGGGTGGACGCACGCTGCGCGGACAGTAGAGGTCGCGCCAGCCTTGCCGCCTCACCCACTGGTCGACCTGCTGCGCGCGGCACCGCAATGCAGCGAGCAGCTGGCGTTGCGCAGCGGCCTGCAGCTGCCGCAGCTGCTGGCGGAACTCACCGAGCTGGAGCTGGACGGGCGGGTGGCCTGCGAGGCCGGCGTCTGGGTGCATCGAGCCCCCTGA
- a CDS encoding choline sulfate utilization transcriptional regulator, which produces MSVPLELLRVFESAARLLSFTAAAGELGTTQPAVSQQIKRLEKLLAVRLFDRIHRGIALTESGQVLQQHVQVGLESIDAGIAAVTARHPHEVLQVATDFAFAAYWLMPRLPRFRQAHPELDVGLISSDRSPIALRSDIDVAIAFGDGRFKHGEALRLFSEEVFPVCSPRLLEGRELPLSPQALTELPLLHLKPEASSRWFDWGGVYRALGIDGAPAPAGLRFDNYTLLVQAAIAGQGVAIGWRHLVDELLEQGLLCRPIAGSQQSRFGYYAVLPERKRRMRLVQRFVDWLQAELEQDR; this is translated from the coding sequence ATGAGCGTGCCGCTGGAACTGCTGCGCGTGTTCGAGTCCGCCGCGCGGCTGCTCAGCTTCACCGCCGCCGCCGGCGAGCTGGGCACCACCCAGCCGGCGGTCAGCCAGCAGATCAAGCGCCTGGAGAAGCTCCTCGCCGTGCGCCTGTTCGACCGCATTCACCGGGGCATTGCCCTCACCGAAAGTGGACAGGTGCTGCAGCAGCACGTTCAGGTCGGGTTGGAGAGCATCGACGCCGGTATCGCCGCGGTCACCGCGCGACATCCCCACGAAGTGCTGCAGGTCGCTACCGACTTCGCCTTCGCCGCGTACTGGCTGATGCCGCGCCTGCCGCGCTTCCGCCAGGCGCATCCGGAGCTGGACGTCGGGCTGATCAGCAGCGACCGCAGCCCGATTGCCCTGCGCAGCGACATCGATGTGGCCATCGCCTTCGGCGACGGGCGCTTCAAGCATGGCGAGGCGCTGCGCCTGTTCAGCGAAGAGGTCTTCCCGGTGTGCAGTCCACGCTTGCTCGAAGGCCGCGAGCTGCCGCTGTCGCCCCAGGCACTCACCGAATTGCCGCTGCTGCACCTCAAGCCCGAGGCTTCCAGCCGCTGGTTCGACTGGGGCGGTGTCTATCGCGCGCTGGGCATCGACGGCGCACCAGCCCCGGCCGGACTGCGTTTCGACAACTACACCCTGCTGGTGCAGGCGGCCATCGCCGGGCAGGGCGTGGCCATCGGCTGGCGGCATCTGGTCGACGAACTGCTGGAACAGGGGTTACTGTGCCGACCCATCGCCGGATCGCAGCAGTCGCGCTTCGGCTATTACGCCGTGCTGCCCGAGCGCAAACGGCGGATGCGCCTGGTGCAGCGTTTCGTCGACTGGCTGCAGGCGGAACTGGAGCAGGACCGATGA
- the aroE gene encoding shikimate dehydrogenase gives MDRYCVFGNPIGHSKSPQIHRLFAEQTGQALSYDTRLAPLDDFAGNAREFFAEGLGGNVTVPFKEDAYRLATELSERARRAGAVNTLKKLEGGGLLGDNTDGAGLTRDLTVNHGVVLRGARILVLGAGGAVRGILEPFLGQQPAGIVIANRTAAKAEQLAEAFKDLGPVSGGGFDLRAEPFDLIVNGTSASLAGELPPIDPSLIKPGHTVCYDMMYGKDVTAFNRWAAEHGAARCIDGLGMLVEQAAEAFLLWRGVRPDSAPVLEELRRQLKG, from the coding sequence ATGGACCGCTACTGCGTCTTCGGCAACCCCATCGGCCACAGCAAGTCGCCGCAGATCCACCGTCTGTTCGCCGAGCAGACCGGCCAGGCGCTGAGCTATGACACGCGACTGGCGCCGCTGGACGACTTCGCCGGGAACGCCCGCGAGTTCTTCGCCGAGGGCCTGGGTGGTAACGTCACCGTGCCGTTCAAGGAAGACGCCTACCGCCTGGCCACCGAGCTGAGCGAGCGCGCGCGCCGGGCGGGTGCGGTGAATACCCTGAAGAAGCTTGAAGGTGGCGGGCTGCTGGGCGACAACACCGACGGCGCCGGGCTGACCCGCGACCTCACGGTGAACCACGGCGTCGTCCTGCGTGGTGCGCGCATCCTGGTGCTGGGCGCCGGTGGCGCGGTGCGCGGCATCCTCGAACCCTTCCTCGGCCAGCAGCCGGCCGGCATCGTCATCGCCAACCGTACGGCGGCCAAGGCCGAACAGCTGGCGGAAGCCTTCAAGGACCTGGGCCCGGTGAGCGGTGGCGGCTTCGACCTGCGCGCCGAGCCCTTCGACCTGATCGTCAACGGCACCTCGGCCTCCCTGGCCGGCGAGCTGCCGCCCATCGATCCTTCGCTGATCAAGCCGGGGCATACCGTCTGCTACGACATGATGTACGGCAAGGACGTGACGGCCTTCAACCGCTGGGCCGCCGAACACGGTGCGGCGCGCTGCATCGACGGGCTGGGCATGCTGGTCGAGCAGGCGGCGGAAGCCTTCCTGCTGTGGCGCGGCGTGCGCCCGGATTCGGCGCCGGTGCTGGAGGAGTTGCGCCGTCAGCTCAAGGGCTGA
- a CDS encoding FecR family protein produces MSRVDLSDEAIERLVQLHSGSAGAAERMDFLRWRGQSAEHELAAREAEALWGALPETRSAQRYRQRARRPRRLLALATAACVAAVALTIALPEPLAGLYSDYATRTGERRMLELADGSRVWLNSDSALSVDFSPQQRRLRLHGGEALFEVAKDPSRPFIVEARGGEVRAVGTRFDVDSRGPQVRVDVTEGVVQVNSAGSEPVRLSAGERLSYRDSAAPEPVQPLDLSSASAWQRGKLIFNQRPLGEVLDELERYVPGRIVLTDSALRQHKVSGVFDLQDPGALLKTLERLQPVSVTHLPWLVLIRPAPKA; encoded by the coding sequence ATGAGCCGCGTGGACCTTTCCGACGAGGCCATCGAGCGCCTGGTGCAGTTGCATTCGGGCAGCGCCGGGGCCGCTGAGCGCATGGACTTCCTGCGCTGGCGCGGGCAGAGCGCGGAGCACGAACTCGCCGCCCGCGAGGCCGAAGCCCTGTGGGGCGCCTTGCCGGAAACCCGCAGCGCCCAGCGCTATCGCCAGCGCGCGCGGCGCCCCCGTCGTTTGCTGGCGCTGGCCACCGCTGCGTGCGTTGCGGCCGTTGCGTTGACCATCGCCCTGCCCGAGCCGCTGGCCGGGTTGTACTCCGATTACGCCACTCGCACCGGTGAGCGGCGGATGCTGGAGCTGGCCGACGGCAGCCGCGTCTGGCTGAACAGCGACAGTGCGTTGTCCGTCGACTTCAGCCCGCAGCAGCGGCGCCTGCGGCTGCATGGCGGCGAGGCGTTGTTCGAGGTGGCCAAGGACCCGTCGCGGCCGTTCATCGTCGAGGCCAGGGGCGGCGAAGTGCGCGCCGTGGGTACGCGCTTCGATGTCGACAGCCGCGGGCCGCAGGTGCGCGTGGACGTGACCGAAGGGGTGGTCCAGGTGAACAGCGCCGGCAGCGAGCCGGTGCGGCTTTCCGCTGGCGAGCGCCTGAGCTACCGCGACAGCGCCGCGCCCGAACCGGTGCAGCCGCTGGACCTGTCCAGCGCCAGTGCCTGGCAGCGCGGCAAGCTGATCTTCAACCAGCGTCCGCTGGGCGAGGTGCTCGATGAACTGGAGCGCTACGTGCCCGGCCGCATCGTGCTGACCGACAGCGCGCTGCGCCAGCACAAGGTCAGCGGCGTTTTCGACCTGCAAGACCCCGGCGCCCTGCTCAAGACCCTGGAGCGGTTGCAGCCGGTGAGCGTTACCCACCTGCCCTGGCTGGTACTGATCCGCCCCGCCCCGAAGGCCTGA
- a CDS encoding SulP family inorganic anion transporter produces the protein MERLIRLLPFLAWLPQVSARDLRRDLGVGLSGAVLALPQSMAYALIAGLPAEYGLYAAMLPVLIACLWGSSKHMVGGPTAAISVVLFTAIAPLAPPGSAQFIQYALLLTFLAGLFQWLLGMLRFGVLVNFVSHPVLLGFTCGAALVIVIGQLPYLLGISAAGQATALTSAAALWWKLPQFHGPSLLVGLFSLVLSLIVKRLWRRGPALLVGLFGAGALVWAMPTTFAEVARVAAFRSALPPFSALSFDLSAIAQLLPAAVACGMLGLVTSLSIARALAARSHQALDANQEVRAQGLSNLIGPWLSGTLSAGSFTRSGLNQDAGARTPLAGVFSALWVALLAVAGAGLITRIPLPAMAAGILLICWNLIDRPALRALWKGSRAESLVMLLTLAATLLLPLQNAIYAGVLASLFFYLKRTSQPRVQQWEKEDEAVLRIEGSIFFGACDYLQKLMQHSRGERLVLDAHHVNFIDFAGAQMLQQEARRLASEGRSLVLRNARPRVRAELERQMGKGGVLLVEE, from the coding sequence ATGGAGCGCCTGATCCGCCTGCTGCCGTTCCTCGCCTGGCTGCCCCAGGTCAGCGCGCGCGACCTGCGCCGCGACCTGGGAGTCGGACTCTCCGGCGCGGTGCTCGCCCTGCCGCAGTCCATGGCCTACGCACTGATCGCCGGACTGCCGGCGGAGTACGGGCTCTACGCGGCGATGCTGCCGGTGCTGATCGCCTGTCTATGGGGTTCGTCGAAACACATGGTCGGCGGGCCGACGGCGGCGATCTCGGTGGTGCTGTTCACCGCCATCGCCCCGCTGGCGCCGCCGGGCAGCGCGCAGTTCATCCAGTACGCGCTGCTGCTGACCTTCCTTGCCGGGCTGTTCCAGTGGCTGCTGGGCATGCTGCGTTTCGGCGTGCTGGTGAACTTCGTCTCGCACCCGGTGCTGCTCGGCTTCACCTGTGGCGCCGCGCTGGTGATCGTGATCGGCCAGTTGCCGTACCTGCTCGGCATCAGTGCAGCGGGGCAGGCCACCGCGCTGACCAGCGCCGCCGCGCTCTGGTGGAAGCTGCCGCAGTTCCACGGGCCATCGCTGCTGGTGGGACTGTTCAGCCTGGTGCTGAGCCTGATCGTCAAACGCCTGTGGCGGCGCGGGCCGGCATTGCTGGTCGGCCTGTTCGGCGCTGGCGCGCTGGTCTGGGCGATGCCGACGACCTTTGCCGAGGTGGCCAGGGTGGCAGCCTTCCGCAGCGCGCTGCCACCGTTCAGCGCATTGTCGTTCGACCTCTCCGCCATCGCCCAGTTGCTCCCCGCCGCCGTGGCCTGCGGTATGCTCGGGCTGGTCACCAGCCTGTCGATTGCCCGCGCCCTGGCGGCGCGCTCGCACCAGGCGCTGGACGCCAACCAGGAAGTGCGCGCGCAGGGGCTGTCCAACCTGATCGGGCCGTGGCTGTCCGGCACACTGTCCGCCGGCTCCTTCACCCGTTCCGGACTGAACCAGGATGCCGGGGCACGCACGCCGCTGGCCGGGGTCTTCTCGGCGCTGTGGGTCGCGCTGCTGGCAGTGGCCGGCGCCGGCCTGATCACCCGTATCCCGCTGCCGGCGATGGCCGCCGGCATCCTGCTGATCTGCTGGAACCTGATCGATCGCCCCGCGCTGCGCGCACTGTGGAAAGGCAGCCGAGCGGAATCCCTGGTGATGCTGCTGACCCTCGCCGCCACCCTGCTGCTGCCGCTGCAGAACGCCATCTACGCCGGCGTGCTGGCGTCGCTGTTCTTCTACCTCAAGCGCACCTCACAGCCGCGCGTGCAGCAGTGGGAGAAGGAGGACGAGGCCGTGTTGCGCATCGAAGGCTCGATCTTCTTCGGCGCCTGCGACTACCTGCAGAAACTGATGCAGCACAGCCGTGGCGAACGCCTGGTACTGGACGCCCACCACGTGAACTTCATCGACTTCGCCGGTGCGCAGATGCTCCAGCAGGAAGCCCGCCGCCTGGCCAGCGAAGGCCGCAGCCTGGTGCTGCGCAACGCCCGGCCACGGGTGCGCGCGGAGCTGGAAAGACAGATGGGGAAGGGCGGGGTGTTGCTGGTCGAGGAATAG
- a CDS encoding sigma-70 family RNA polymerase sigma factor yields the protein MRRFASSSLLQSFQAHYADLMRFLARRLGDNQRAADVAQDTWLRLADHPAETEVQDPRAYLFRVAGNIAIDNLRREGRLAELHVDETAANDLSDPASGLEHRLLAHEALEHLDAALDQLPTNAREALLMNRLDGLTHAQIAQRLGVSESMVGKYIVQAMRHCRDWAQRQEGTP from the coding sequence ATGCGGCGCTTCGCCTCCTCCTCCCTGCTGCAGAGCTTCCAGGCGCACTACGCGGACCTGATGCGCTTCCTCGCCCGCAGGCTGGGGGACAACCAGCGCGCCGCCGACGTTGCCCAGGACACCTGGCTGCGCCTGGCCGACCACCCCGCCGAAACCGAGGTGCAGGACCCGCGCGCCTACCTGTTCCGGGTGGCCGGCAACATCGCCATCGACAACCTGCGCCGCGAGGGCCGGCTGGCGGAGCTGCATGTCGACGAAACCGCCGCCAACGACCTGAGCGATCCCGCGTCCGGGCTGGAGCACCGCCTGCTCGCCCATGAGGCGCTGGAACACCTGGACGCCGCCCTCGACCAGTTGCCGACGAACGCCCGCGAGGCGCTGCTGATGAACCGCCTCGACGGCCTCACCCACGCGCAGATCGCCCAGCGCCTGGGGGTTTCCGAGAGCATGGTGGGCAAGTACATCGTTCAGGCCATGCGTCATTGCCGCGACTGGGCGCAGCGTCAGGAGGGCACGCCATGA
- the hemF gene encoding oxygen-dependent coproporphyrinogen oxidase, whose protein sequence is MTDRIEAVKAYLLDLQDRICAALEAEDGSARFVEDAWQRPAGGGGRTRVIGDGALIEKGGVNFSHVFGAGLPPSASAHRPELAGRGFQALGVSLVIHPTNPHVPTSHANVRFFIAEKEGEEAVWWFGGGFDLTPYYAHEEDCVLWHQVARDACAPFGEDVYPRYKEWCDRYFHIKHRNEPRGVGGLFFDDLNQWDFDTSFAFLRAIGDAYIDAYLPIVRKRKDTPYTEQQREFQAFRRGRYVEFNLVYDRGTLFGLQSGGRTESILMSLPPQVRWGYDWKPEPGSEEARLTEYFLTDRDWLAQA, encoded by the coding sequence GTGACCGACCGCATCGAGGCCGTGAAGGCCTACCTGCTCGACCTGCAAGACCGCATCTGCGCCGCACTCGAAGCCGAGGACGGCAGCGCTCGTTTCGTCGAGGACGCCTGGCAGCGCCCGGCGGGCGGTGGTGGTCGGACGCGGGTGATCGGCGACGGCGCGCTGATCGAGAAGGGCGGCGTGAACTTCTCCCACGTGTTCGGCGCCGGCTTGCCGCCGAGTGCCAGCGCGCACCGTCCGGAACTCGCCGGGCGCGGCTTCCAGGCGCTGGGCGTGTCGCTGGTGATCCACCCGACCAACCCCCACGTGCCGACCTCCCACGCCAACGTGCGCTTCTTCATCGCCGAGAAGGAAGGCGAGGAAGCGGTCTGGTGGTTCGGCGGCGGCTTCGACCTGACGCCCTACTACGCCCATGAGGAAGACTGTGTGCTCTGGCACCAGGTCGCCCGCGACGCCTGTGCGCCCTTCGGCGAGGACGTCTACCCGCGCTACAAGGAATGGTGCGACCGTTACTTCCACATCAAGCACCGCAACGAACCGCGTGGCGTCGGCGGCCTGTTCTTCGACGACCTGAACCAGTGGGACTTCGACACCAGCTTCGCCTTCCTGCGTGCCATCGGCGATGCCTATATCGACGCCTACCTGCCCATCGTGCGCAAGCGCAAGGACACCCCCTACACCGAGCAGCAGCGTGAATTCCAGGCTTTCCGCCGCGGCCGCTACGTCGAGTTCAACCTAGTCTACGACCGCGGCACCCTGTTCGGCCTGCAGTCGGGCGGGCGCACCGAGTCGATCCTCATGTCGCTGCCGCCGCAGGTGCGCTGGGGCTACGACTGGAAACCCGAGCCGGGCAGCGAAGAGGCGCGCCTGACCGAGTACTTCCTCACCGATCGGGACTGGCTGGCGCAGGCCTGA
- a CDS encoding L-threonylcarbamoyladenylate synthase produces MYSNWRTQRMAQVVRDGGVIAYPTEAVWGLGCDPWSADAVYRLLAIKARPVEKGMIVVAGDIRQFDFLLEDLPEAWQDKLANSWPGPNTWLVPHQGRLPEWVTGEHETVALRVTDHPLVRELCRFTGPLISTSANPAGRPAARSRLRVEQYFRGELDGVLGGALGGRRNPSLIRDLRTGETVRPS; encoded by the coding sequence ATGTACAGCAACTGGCGTACCCAGCGCATGGCCCAGGTCGTGCGCGACGGCGGTGTGATCGCTTACCCGACCGAAGCCGTCTGGGGCCTGGGCTGCGACCCGTGGAGCGCCGACGCCGTGTACCGCCTGCTGGCGATCAAGGCGCGCCCGGTGGAAAAGGGCATGATCGTGGTGGCCGGCGACATCCGCCAGTTCGACTTCCTCCTCGAAGACCTGCCCGAAGCCTGGCAGGACAAGCTCGCCAACAGCTGGCCCGGCCCGAATACCTGGCTGGTGCCGCACCAGGGGCGCCTGCCCGAGTGGGTAACCGGCGAGCACGAGACCGTCGCCCTGCGCGTCACCGACCACCCGCTGGTACGCGAACTGTGCCGCTTCACCGGCCCGCTCATCTCCACCTCTGCCAACCCCGCCGGCCGCCCTGCCGCGCGCAGCCGCCTGCGCGTCGAGCAGTATTTCCGTGGCGAGCTGGATGGCGTGCTCGGGGGCGCCCTGGGCGGGCGCCGTAATCCGAGTCTGATCCGCGATCTGCGTACCGGCGAGACCGTCAGGCCCTCCTGA